Within the Niveispirillum cyanobacteriorum genome, the region CCAACACCGCCAACGAGACCTGGCCCGGATACCGCAATCCCGACAATTTCATCGTCGTGTCCGACGCCTATCCCACCGTCACCACCATGGCCGCCGATCTGGTCCTGCCCGCTGCCATGTGGGTGGAAAAGGAAGGCGCCTATGGCAATGCCGAACGTCGGACCCAGGTCTGGCACCAGCTGGTCAATGCCCCCGGCGAGGCGAAGTCCGACCTGTGGCAGCTGGTCGAATTCTCCAAACGTTTCAAGGTGGAGGAGGTGTGGCCGGCGGATTTGCTGGCCAAGGCACCTGAATATCGCGGCAAGACACTGTACGACATCCTCTACCGCAACGGGCAGGTGGACCGTTTCCCCGTCACCGAATGCGATAAGGAGTACGAGAACCGGGAGGCGAGGGCCTTCGGCTTCTACCTGCAAAAGGGCCTGTTTGAAGAATATGCCAGCTTTGGCCGGGGGCATGGCCATGATCTGGCCTCCTATGACACCTATCACGCCGAACGCGGCCTGCGCTGGCCGGTGGTGAATGGCAAGGAAACCCGCTGGCGCTTCCGGGAAGGGAGCGATCCCTATGTCCCGGTGGGCGAGGGCATGCGGTTCTATGGGCACAAGGATGGCAAGGCCCGCATATTCGCCCTTCCCTATGAATCGCCTGCTGAAAGCCCGGACAAGGACTATCCGTTCTGGCTGTCAACAGGCCGCGTGCTGGAACATTGGCACAGCGGGTCGATGACGCGGCGCGTACCGGAACTGCACAAGGCGGTGCCGCAAGCGCTCTGCTACATGCACCCGAACGATGCCCAGGCGATGCAGGTCCGGCGCGGGCAGGAGGTTGTGATCGCATCACGCCGGGGACAGGTGCGGGCACGGGTGGAAACGCGCGGGCGGAACAAGCCGCCACGCGGTCTGGTTTTCGTGCCTTGGTTCGATGCCGACGTCCTGATCAACCGCGTCACATTGGACGCCACCGATCCCATTTCCAAACAGACCGATTTCAAGAAATGCGCCGTGCGCATCACCCCGGTCGAGGGGGCCTGAGCCATGAGCAAGCGCCACACACCCGCGCTTCTGGCCCTGCTGGCCGCCCTGCCCCTGCTGCTGCAGCCGCTGGCACAGCAGGCCTTTGCCACCGACCCGGCACCCGCCGCCGCCAGCTCCGGCGATGTGAAGGCCAGCGGACGGCCCGCCTTCACCGGCGCCGAGGGACTGGTGGTGCAGGAAGCGCCCCCCATGCCCAAGGATGTCAGTGATGACCAACGGCGGCAGCGCAACTATCCCGAACAGCCGCCCGTCATCCCGCATGCCATCGCCGGCTATCAGCTGGATCTGCGTGCCAACAAGTGCTTGACCTGCCATGCCCGCGAATTCACGGGCGACAGTCAGGCCCCCATGATCTCCGTCACCCATTTCCAGGACCGCGATGGGCAGGTGCTGGGTGCCGTGTCCACCCGCCGTTATTTCTGCCTGCAATGCCATGTACCGCAGACGGATGCGCAACCGCGTGTGGTCAATACCTTCCGCGATGTGGACAGCGTCATCCGTGACAGCCGTCCGCCGGCCGGGGAGGGAAAATGATGACCATCATCGAACGGGCGCTCTCTCTCGCCAAGGCGGCGTGGACCGCATTCAATCGCCCGGCGGCGCATCTGGGCATCGGGTTCCTGACCATCGGGGGCTTTGTGGCAGGCGTCCTCTGGTGGGGCGGGTTCAATACGGCGCTGGAAATGACCAACCGGGAAGCGTTCTGCATCACCTGTCATGAGATGAGGGATAATCCCTACGCCGACCTCAAACAGACCATCCATTATTCCAACCGGTCCGGCGTGCGCGCCACCTGCCCGGACTGCCATGTCCCCCATAACTGGACCGACAAGATCGCCCGCAAGATGCAGGCCTCCAAGGAGGTCTGGGGCAAGATCTTCGGCACGGTCGATACGCCGGAAAAGTTCGAGGCCAAGCGCAAGGAACTGGCAAGCCATGAGTGGGCGAGGCTGAAGGCCAACAATTCTCTGGAATGCCGCAACTGCCACAGTGCCGACAGCATGGACATCACCCGCCAGGGCGCGCGCGGGGCCGACGCACACCAGCGCTTCCTGTTTACAGGCCAGGCCACCTGCATCGACTGCCACAAGGGCATCGCCCACCGCCTGCCCGACATGACGGGCGTTCCTATCTGGACCATGCCGGACAAAACAGCCGCAACGGCCAGCCCGTAACCTGCCACCATCCCCCTTGATTGTTCAGCACCCGATCCCGCCAGCTGACGGGATCGGGTTTCGTGTTCCCTGTGGCTTTATTGTGTATAAAAATATAACATCATAAAAACACAAAAAGTTAGACCATAGGGGATGGAAAGATGATTCCGTGCATAAAGGGCCGTGGGCCGCTTCTGGCCCTGCTGCTGACGCTGACGGCCCCAACCCTGGCCGCTCCGCCCGGCGGGGAAACGGTGAAGTCGGTGGATCAGTTTCAGGCAGGGCGTGATGCCTTTGCCGATCCGGAAAAGATGCCCGGCGCGCCGCTCTATCAGGAAAACTGCGCAGGTTGTCATCAGGGCGGTGTCTACAAGGCGCCGCACCGCACCTGGCTGGAAATGATGACGCCCTCCATGCTGTTCAGCGCCATGAATGACGGGATTATGCAGGCCCAGGCCGCCCATCTGTCGCGCGAACAGCGGCAGCAGATTGCCGAATACCTGTCGCGGCAGAAGTTGGACAGCGCCGCCGACGACCCGATGCCGCCGCGCTGCGAAGGAGCTGCCGCCCGTTTCGACATGGACCGTCCGCCGGCCGCTGTCGGCTGGGGTCATGATACCAGCCGGTTTGTTCCGGCGGCGACGGCGGGGCTGACGGCGGCGGATGTGCCGAAACTGCGCCTGAAATGGGCCTTCGCCTTCCCCAACGCCATGCGCGCCCGGTCACAGCCGGCCATCGGCCTGGGTGCCGTGTTTGTGGGCAGCAAGGATGGCACCGTCTATGCCTTTGACCTGGATACCGGCTGTGTGCGCTGGACCTATCAGGCCAAGGCAGAGGTGCGGACGGCCATCGTGCTGGACAGCTGGGCCAAGGGACAGACCCCGGCCCGGCCCCTGCTCTATTTCGGTGATGTTCTGGCGCGGGCCTATGCGCTGGATATGCGGACGGGGGCAGAGGTCTGGGTCACCAAGGTCGATGACCATTCCAGCGCCACCATCACCGGCAGCCCGGCCCTGCATGCGGGCCGGCTTTACGTGCCTGTCTCCTCGCTGGAGGTGACGGCACCTGCGGACCCTGCCTATCCTTGCTGCAGCTTCCGGGGTGCCGTGGCCGCCCTGGATGCGGCGACGGGGCAGCCCATCTGGAAAAGCCATACGATCCCGGAGGAGCCGACGGAACAGGGCAAGACCAGCGTCGGCACGCCCATCCTTGGCCCCTCGGGTGCGCCCGTCTGGAACAGCCCCGCCGTGGATGCGGCGCGCGGACTGCTCTATGTCGGGTCGGGGGAGAATTATGCCAGCCCGGCGGACGGCAACAGCGATGCCCTGATGGGGTGCCGACACGAAAGTGCATTTTACGTACCGCTCGTGAGAACGAATAATGAACTATGCTGCGAGAATGGAAATAGGCCGTCGCAGTGGGCGCAATCCGTTTTCCGGTAGTGGATCAGCCCCCCAAACATAGTCACCTGTGAGACCGATATGTTCCCAGCCAAGTGGAGCGACATGGCGGATCAGTTCCGACTTCGTGTCGGTGCCATTGGCTGCCAGGTGATCAAGTGCGGCTTGCAGATAACGTGTGTTCCAGAGAATGACAGCAGCAACCAGCAAGTTCAGGCCCGATGCTCTATAGGATTGGTTTTCGAAACTGCGGTCGCGCATCTCGCCCAGCCTGTTGAAGAAGATCGCCCTGGCCAGGGCGTTGCGGGCCTCACCCTTGTTTAGACCGGCATTGGCACGCCGGCGCAGGGCCGGATCACGCAGCCAGTCGAGGGTAAAGGTCGTACGTTCCACGCGCCCCAGTTCGCGCAGCGCCAGAGCGAGACCGTTCTGTCTAGGATAGGCTGCCAAGCGGCGCAGCATGACCGACGCGGTGACGGTGCCCGACCGGATGGAGGCCGCCAGGCGCAGCAGTTCGGACCAATGCACGGCCAGATGTTCCAGATCGATCTCTCCGCCCACCAGAGGCTTGAGACTGGACGGGGCCTCGTCGCCGGGGAAGAGGTAGAGCTTCCGGTCCTTCAGGTCACGGATACGGGGCGCGAAACGAAACCCCAACAGGTGGCAGAGCCCGAAGACATGGTCGGTGACGCCGCCCGTGTCGGTGTAATGCTCCTCAATGGCGAGACCGGTCTGATGGTAGAGCAGTCCGTCCAGCACATGCGGGGCTTCGCTTGCGGATGCGGCAATGACTTTGGTGTGGAAGGGGCCGTACTGATCGGAGACATGGGTATAGAAGCTGACGCCCGGTTCGTTGCCGTGCCGGGCGTTGACGTCACCGGTACCGACGCCCCGGCCGCCGGCCTTGTAGAACTGCCCGTCGGAGGATGAGGTGGTGCCATCACCCCAGGCGGCGGCCAGCGGCAGGGCTCGATGCGCGTCGATGATCCGGGCCAGGGCCGCCGCGTAGGTTTCCTCCCGCACATGCCAGTCATGGACCCAGGCGAGTTGCCGGATGGAGACGCCACGACAGGCATCGGCCATGCGGGCCAGACCGAGATTGATGCCATCGGCCAGGATGACGGTGAGCAGAGAGGCGCGGTCATCGGTCGGCCGACCGGAACGCTGGTGGGTGAAGCAATCACTGAAGCCGATCCAGCCGTCGACCTCCATCAGCAGGTCGGTGATCTTGACGCGCGGTAAGGCGTCATAGGCGGCGCGGGCCAGGGCTTGCGCCGCTTCGGGTGTCTGGTCCCGCAGGGGAGTGATCCGCAATTCACCGGTGGACAAGTCGACATCCGGCAACTCCCCCGCCGCTGCCAGGCGGCCGACATCGCGCAGGCGCTGCGCCAGGACCTGATGGCGGGTGGTCAGATAGGTGACGGCGTCGTCGGTGACCGGCAAGGGCAAGGCGCCGTCGGCGCGCAGGGCCTCGAAGGTCGGCCTGGGCATCAGGCAGCTTTCGAAATCACGGAACTGGCGGCTGCCCTCGACCCAGACATCACCCGCGCGCAGCCGGTCACGCAGCTCCGACAGGACGCATATCTCGAAAGCTTTGCGGTCGATGGTGCCGCCCGGCATGACGAAGGGCCGCCAGGATCGGCGGATGAATCCCGTCGGCACCTTGTCGGGCATGGTCCGCTTGCCTGTGGCGAACAGGTCGCGGACCAGGGCGACGGCGCGCAGCAGGGAGGAGACGCCGGGACCGCCTTCGAAGTGGAAGGCGGAGAGGAAGACCGGCAGAAAGGAACGGATGCTGGCATAGCGGGACAACAGTTCGGTGCGGGCATCGCCGGTGCCGGGATCGGCCAAGGGTTCGATGCCGGCGACGCTGGCCATGAAGCGGAACCAGCCGACCTCCTTCTCCAGAGCGACCATCGGGTCGGCACCGGCTTCCCGGGCGTTGATCAGGCTGCGGCAGGCCGCGACCAGGGTGCGCAAATGAGCCTTGGCGTCGCGGACGGAACGCAGGGTCTTTTCATCCGCCCTGTTCTCTGCTCGGCGGCTGAGCATGATCATCAGCTTGTCGAACATCACCAGGGCGGCATCGGTGAGGTCCGTGCCCATCCGGATGGAGGCAGTGGCCAGCAGCGCGCGGCGCCGTTGGACCGTCAGGTCGCGCAGATGCTGTACCGTCATCCTGTTGGCCTCCGCAGCCATCCGTTCGAAGGCGACGCCGGGAATGCGGGTGGACATCCCGGTCGGGATGCCCATCGCCCTGATCTTCTCCAACCGGTCGATGATGGCCAACAGGTTGCGCGGTGCCGGCGACATCGGTGCCTGCCGCAGCCAGGCCAGCAGGCTCAACCCGGCATCCTCATGCGATTCCAGCAGGTTATCAAGACGCGCGATATGGTCAGGCTGCAAATCCCCGATGAAGACACGGTGCAGAAGCTGCTCTGCACGGGCGCGCGTCTGGTGCAGGATCAGTTCCAGCACGGCGGCCGGCGGCAGCAGCACGCGCCGCCGGCGTAGTTCCTCTACCAGGATGGTGGCCAGGGCTACCGGATCACGGTTGACCTGCGCGATGGACAGCAGCCATGCCGTCAGTTCCCGGAACAGTGGTCGGTCAAAGGGCTGGTGACCTGTCAATTCCAGCAGGTCCACGATGTCCTGGCGGCGGCTGGGATCACGCGACCGGTAGGCCACGAAATCTGCTGGCTTGGCATCGACTTGGTTGGCGACGAACGCGATCAGCGAAGCGGGGGGCTCCTCGTATGCGTCAAGGATGCGTCCCGGATGCCGCAGGTAGCAGAGCATCATGGCGATGCCAAGCCGGCGGTGCGGTGTACGCTTGCGGGCGATCAGGGTGAGATCATCAAGGTCCAGCGTGTAATGCTGGACGAGAGCCCGTTCATCATCGGGCGCGCTCAGCAACCGGTCCCACTCCGCCGGCAACAACAGCCGTCGTCTCGCCATGTCATCCCCCGATATCCTCACCACGGGTGTAGGAGGGGTAAGAGAAATGGACAAGGCATCATCGGATGCCGACCGGTGGGATGCGGAGCGATCGCGGAGGTGGAGGCGTGTTGGCTTCCGCCGGAAAACACATGTTTGCCGACAGGGCGACGCCACTCGCTGCGAACCGTCCCCATGGCCACGTATTTCTGTGCGATAAACCCTGTCGGAATGATAGGATGTACGGTAACGGTCAATATGGGGTTTTCCGTACATGTTGGTGGGCTACATGCGGGTGTCGTCGGACGGAGACCGACAAACGACCGCGCTCCAGCGTGATGCCCTGATCACCGCCGGGGTCGATCCCCGTCACCTGTTCGAGGACAAAGCATCGGGAGCGCGGGACGACCGACCCGGCCTCAAACAATGCCTGTCCTTCCTGAAGTCGGGTGATACGCTGGTTGTGTGGAAGCTGGATCGTCTTGGGCGCTCGCTGCCTCACCTGCTCGACATCATCACCGGACTGCGCGACGGGGGCATCGCGTTCCGGTCCCTGACGGAGGGCATGGACACCAACACTCCGCACGGCGAACTGCTGTTCCATCTGTTCGGTGCGCTTGCACAATATGAACGCGCCCTGACCCGTGAACGTGTCCAGGCCGGGCTGATGGCCGCCCGCAGGCGAGGGCGACGCGGCGGCAGGCCCGTCACGATACAACCCGAAAAGCTGGAGGCGGTCATGGCCGCCCTGTACGGAGGAGCCAGCAAGGCCGCCGTGTGCCGGACCTTCGGCATCGCCCGCAGCACGCTGATCGACACCTTGAAACGCACCGGGTGGAACGGCACCAGCAAGGTTTAATGAGTGCCAAGCACCTCCCAAATCCATCCCAAAAACGCCATCGATCTACCGATCCCTATTTGTTCTCACGAGCGGTACATAAAACTCACTTTCGTGTCGGCACCCCCTGATGGCCTTTGACCTCAAGACCGGGCAGCGCCGCTGGCTGCGCCAGACGGTGGCCAATGATGCCTGGAACGTGGCCTGCATGATGGGCGACCATCCCTCCTGCCCCAAGGAGCGGGGGCCGGATCTGGACTATGCCGCCTCCCCCATCCTGGCGGCCCTGCCCGGTGGCGGGCAGATGCTGCTGGGCGGGCAGAAAAGCGGTGTGGTCCATGGTGTGGACCCCGATACCGGTGCCCTGCGTTGGAGCACCCGGGTCGGGCGCGGCGGCGTGCAGGGCGGTGTGCATTTCGGCATGGCGGCGGAGGGGGCGCGGCTGTACGTGCCCATATATGACATGGCCAATGCGCGGGACGGCAGCAAGCCCACCGATCCGCCGCGTCCCGGCCTGCACGCCATCGACGCCGCCACCGGCAAACTTCTGTGGAGCCACCCGGCGGAGGATGTCTGCGGCGGGCGGGAATTCTGCGATCCCGGCATTACGGCGGCCATCACGGCCATGCCGGGCGTGGTCTTTGCCGGCCATTCCGACGGCTGGGTCCGCGCCTATGACGGGGCGACCGGCAAGATCGTGTGGCGGTTCGACACGACACAGCCGGTGAAGGCCGTGAACGGGGTGGAGGCGCGCGGCGGATCGATGAGCGGCCCCGGCCCCGCCATCGGCGACGGGCATGTCGTGCTGAATTCCGGCTATGGCCTGTATTTCAAGATGCCGGGCAATGCCCTGCTGGTCTTCGCCCCCGAAAAGGGGCGTTGAGCGGGGGCAGCGGTTTGGTTATGGGTGGGGGTCGCTGACTGTTGCCGGCCCCCCGCCCATGACCGACCAACCCGCCCCCGGACTGCTGGACAAGGCGCTGTCGCTGCTGCCGCTGGTGGCGCGGGCGGGGACCTGTTCGCTGACGCAGCTGGCGGGGGAACTGGGTTTGCCGCTGTCCACCATCCACCGGCTGGCGCAGGACCTCACAAGGCATGGCTATCTGATCCGGCTGGGCCGGGGGCGTTACCGGCTGGGGCCGGCCCTGCTGTCGCTGGCGGCGGGGCTGCGGCTGGAGGATATGCTGATCGAGGTGGCCCGCCCGCTGGTCCAGGACTTGGCCCGCGACTGCCGGGCCTGCGTGCATCTGGGCAGTTTCGATGGCGAAATGGTTACCTACCTGCTGAAGCGCGGCTTCGGGCGGGAGAAGATATTCTCAGCCGAGGGGATGCAGCTGGAGGCCTATTGCTCCGGCATCGGCAAGGTGCTGCTGGCCCACCTGCCGGCGGCCGACCGGGCGCGCTATCTGGCGGGCGGTCCCTTCGTGGCCCTGACCCCGCGCACCATCACCGACCCGGCCCGGTTGGATGAGGAGCTGACCCGCATCCGGGCCCAGGGCTGGGCCCTGGATGATGAGGAGATATTGACGGGCCTGCGCTGTGCCGCCGTGCCCGTGCGGGACCGCACCGGCACCGTCATCGCCGCCCTGTCGGTCAGCGCCGGCCTGCCCGCCATGCCGGTGGCGCGGGTGGCGGACCTGCTGCCCCTGCTGCACCGGACGGCGAATACTATCCGGGACCGGCTGTTCGGCGCCTAAACCAGGGCGGCGACGCAGGCGGCCAGGATGGCAAGGCCCATGGCGATGTTCATCGCCCGTTCGGCGCGCGGTGCCATCTCAATCCGGCCCAGGGCGCGACCGGCCAGCAGCCAAGCAATATCCACCACGATCATCACGACGACGACCAGCAGCCATTTCAGGCCGCCATCGCCCAAGCCCTGCGCCGGGTCCAGCAGGATGAAGGACCCGAACAGCGAGGCGAAGGCCAGATAGGCCTTGGGGTTCGTCACCCCCAGGATGAAGGCACCCCAGGGCCGCCAGGCCCCCGCCCCCTGCCCGTCGCCGCCCACACCGCCCGATGGCGGGGCGCTGGCGATGCTCCAGGCCAGCGCGATCAGATAGGCGGTGGAGGCCACCAGCATGATCACCCGCAGGGCCGGAAAGGCCTGCAAAAGCGCCACCAGACCCACCGCGCTCAAGCCGGCCGCCAGCGCCAGCCCGGCCTGCAAGGCCAGGAAATAGCGCAGGGCGTGGCCGGTACTGCATTGCCGGCCCACCACCACCAGGGCGGCAATTGCCGGCCCCGGCGACCCCAGCAGCGCCACCGCCGCCAGCAGGAAACCAAGGATCGATCCCATCTCCATCTCACACCTTTATAGAAAGACATCCACATATAAAGATGTCTTTATGTTTAAGGGTGAGAACTGTCAAGGGGGGAGCGGTGCGCCCCTCCCCCCCCTGAACCAGCCTTACCGTCCCGCGAACCGTACCGGCTGGCGCGCAAAGAAGGCCGCGCGGGCGGCGGCGTGATCCTGGGTGGCGATCAGCATGGCCTGGCCCGCCTCCTCCGCCCGCAAGACATCGTCCAAACCCTGCGGCCAGGCGGCCAGGGCCGATTTGACGGCGGCGACGGCGCCGGGCGCCGCCTCCGCCAGAAGGGCGGCGCGGGAGAGCGCGGTGGACAGCACCTCGCCTTCGGGGGCCAGGACATCGGCAATCCGCTCCGCCACGGCATCGGCCCCACTGATGGTGGGGCAGAGCATCAGGATTTCCCGGACCCTTCCCATGGGCACACGCTGCGGCAGGGACCAGAGCAGGCCCAGATCGGGCATCAATCCCACCTTGCCAAAGGCCGCACAGAAGCGGCTGCCCGGTCCCACCACCACCAGATCACAGGCCAGCGCGATGGAGAAGCCGGCCCCGAAGGCCGCCCCCTCCACCGCCGCCACCACGGGCAATGGCAGGGCCACCAGCCGCCGCACAATGCCCTGACAGGCCCGCATCATGGCGGTGACGCCCAACGGGTCGGCCCCGTCCATGGCGCCCAGATCGCCGCCGGCACAAAAGGCCCCGCCGTCGCCTGTCAGCACCAGGGCCCGCACCGACCGGTCCGCCGACAGCGCATCCAGGGCCGCCGACAGATCGGCCACCAGTTCCGGCACCAGAGCATTGCGCTTGGCCGGCAGCATCAGCCGCAGGATGGCGACATCCCCTTCCCGCTCCACCCCCACCAACCCGGCCATCACACCCTCCCCGCTCTGCTTACTTGTTTAGCTTAGTTTTATTATACGCATGATGTTATTTGTGTATACTCAAATCCAGACAGAGAACATGGATCGGGGCATACCGTGCCCCGTGGGGGAGGCGGAGATGGTGACGCGGGCGGAACTGCTGGCCCAGGGCTGGCAGATGGAGGAATGGGCCGACTATGCCGGCCTGGTCGGTCCTTTCTGGTGGCGGGGCGAGGGCACGGCCCGCACCTATGGCCTGCTGTGCGATGGCAAGCATCGCAATGAACGCGGCACCATCCATGGCGGCCTGATCGCCACCCTGGCCGACCACGCCATCGGCCTGATCGTCTGGGACAGCGTCGACCGCCGTCCCTGCGCCACCATCCAGATGAATATCCAATTCATCGGTGCCTGCCGCGTGGGCGACTTCATCGAAGCCAGCGGCGACATCCTGCGCTCCGGCCGCAGCATCATCTATGCCCGCGGCCTGCTGTCCGTCGCCGGCAAACCCGTGGCCGGGGTGGATGGGGTGTGGAAACTGCTGGAGGCTTAACGCCCCCACCAACGCCGCCTATGCAACCAAGTGAAACACAAAATGCAGGTGCGTTGCACGGACCCCAGCCCGAACCGGGCCGCCGGACGCCCTCCGCGCACCTTGTGCAACATCATGCACCACGAAACAGGGGTGTGTTTCACAGCGGACGGTCGGGCCGCTCTGAATGGGTGTGGATACAGGGGTGGTGTTGATGGGGGCAGGATAGCACGGGGCGGTGGGGATGTCAGCGGTTAGGGGCGGCGATTGTGCATAGTGGCATTAGCACCAAAGCCGCCACAGGGTATGCATCTTCAAAAGGTCTTGCTATGTTTGGCTGACAACTGTGTTCACTGAGCTATTCGGACGATAGGTCAATGCGCTTTCTTGCCAGTGGGCCATCGATTCCCGATGAACTCCTCGTCGCGCGCGACGAAGGGCGAGTTGTGTTTTTCTGCGGAGCCGGCGTCTCAAAGGCTCGTGCAGATTTGCCTGATTTCTACGGTCTGACCTCAAATGTTCTCGATAAACTAGGTGCCGGGCAAGATAGTCTAGCAAGACAAATTACGAAAGTTGCACAACGACTGCAGAAATGCCAATCGTTAAAACAAATAGGGACAATTGTCTCCGCTGACAAAGTGTTTGGATTTTTAGAGCAAGAATTTAACATCAATGATGTTCGCTCGGAGGTCGCAAAGGCGTTGCAACCTAGAAAAGATGCCGATCTTTCAGCACACAAAATATTGATTGATCTTGCACGGGGGCCTGATGGTGTCGTGCGATTGGTCACTACTAATTTTGATCGTCTATTCCAAGCCGTCGATCCTCTTCTTAAGTCAAAGTCTCCACCCGATTTGCCTGACCTGAGGCACAACCATACATTTGACGGTATTGTACATCTGCACGGGATGGTGAACGAGGACTACACAGGCACTCATGGAGAGGAGTTCGTTGTATCCTCCGCCGATTTCGGCCACGCCTATCTTGCGGAAGGCTGGGCCGCAAACTTCATGCGGCAACTGTTGCAGCGATTCCAGTTGGTTTTCGTCGGTTATGGGGCAGACGACCCGCCTGTTCAATACCTTCTGGAAGCTCTCGGGCGTACCGCGACTAGCACCGCTGGCATATACGCATTCCATGGCGGACCACCTGACGAGGCGCAGGCACGCTGGGGCTCAAAAGGCGTCCGCCCCATCGCGTTTGATACTTCAAATAACTACCATGCACTTTGGGCGACTCTGGAGGCGTGGGCGGCAAGAGCACGCGATCCCGCCGGCTGGGCAGCATCAATTATTGAGATGGCAATGAAAGGTCCTGCCGCCGTCACAGAGCATGAACGCGGGCAGGTCGCACACCTCGTTTCAACGGTGCCTGGAGCGCGAAGCTGGGCGAGCGCAAGGCCTCCTGCTGAGTGGCTGTGTACCTTCGATCCGGCATTTCGGTTTAGAAAGCCGGGAAAGGTGGGTGGGGCTTTTGGGGCAGGCACCTACGTCGATCCCTTTGATCTTTATGGTCTCGATACCGACCCCACTCCACCACCAATCAACCCCAGCGATCCTTATAGCAAGCGTGAAGTACCGTCTTCCGTCTGGAGCGCTTTCAATATTCAAACTTCGGAACCTCTTCCTGAAGTTGCCGCAACACTCACCGGATATTCTGCTGTTGGTCCGGGCGCGCTAACCAGTCGCCTTTGGTCTCTTGGCCTGTGGTTGTCTGAAATTTGCTATCAGCCAGCCGCTGTATGGTGGGCAGCTTCCAGAGGTCCACTGCATGAGGCGGTGCAAGGAAACATTAGGAGAAAACTCGCTTTTGAGGCTGAGCATTGCTCGGCCACGGTCAAACGGGCGTGGTACCTTCTTCTCGGTTCGTGGGAGGACGGAAGACGAGGTTCTCGCCTGGATTGGTACGATTTCAGACGTCAGATCAAGGTCGGGGATTGGACTAACTCTACAATTATTAGCATGGTGCAAGCTATACAGCCTCGCCTTAGTGCCGAGTTCTGCTACTGGAGTGGACCTGTTCCACCGCGGGGCCACGATGACATCTCATTGAATCGGTTGATCAGCTTGGACGTAAGCTATC harbors:
- a CDS encoding PaaI family thioesterase, with the translated sequence MVTRAELLAQGWQMEEWADYAGLVGPFWWRGEGTARTYGLLCDGKHRNERGTIHGGLIATLADHAIGLIVWDSVDRRPCATIQMNIQFIGACRVGDFIEASGDILRSGRSIIYARGLLSVAGKPVAGVDGVWKLLEA
- a CDS encoding enoyl-CoA hydratase/isomerase family protein — translated: MAGLVGVEREGDVAILRLMLPAKRNALVPELVADLSAALDALSADRSVRALVLTGDGGAFCAGGDLGAMDGADPLGVTAMMRACQGIVRRLVALPLPVVAAVEGAAFGAGFSIALACDLVVVGPGSRFCAAFGKVGLMPDLGLLWSLPQRVPMGRVREILMLCPTISGADAVAERIADVLAPEGEVLSTALSRAALLAEAAPGAVAAVKSALAAWPQGLDDVLRAEEAGQAMLIATQDHAAARAAFFARQPVRFAGR
- a CDS encoding LysE family translocator, whose protein sequence is MGSILGFLLAAVALLGSPGPAIAALVVVGRQCSTGHALRYFLALQAGLALAAGLSAVGLVALLQAFPALRVIMLVASTAYLIALAWSIASAPPSGGVGGDGQGAGAWRPWGAFILGVTNPKAYLAFASLFGSFILLDPAQGLGDGGLKWLLVVVVMIVVDIAWLLAGRALGRIEMAPRAERAMNIAMGLAILAACVAALV